The following are encoded in a window of Pongo abelii isolate AG06213 chromosome 14, NHGRI_mPonAbe1-v2.0_pri, whole genome shotgun sequence genomic DNA:
- the LOC129054401 gene encoding nuclear pore complex-interacting protein family member B13-like isoform X5, translating to MEAKVRAKVHKVTRKVNSHYKINGHRKTAKKKKLFQRMQEWRRRAEDYYRCKITPSARKPLANSVSLFVFLAFGHSLPGQDMDVFFSPQLCAQALQRGKAERKAAYKQHRCQMRQKQRVPERHMSQEPVQGRPGLENPFWRADSGPHSVPMRNSNGVPAENTEKTKVRMAAVEHHHSSGLPYWPYLLAETLRKRMGCKPPPPLQCDLRGQPRPSVKGCLRPLTLSRLQCPLGPQPHSTTDDFLKRETPQDDCALGPEPLPRADDFPRLKTPPEGLFIPISPSPVDDSLSLKTPPECLLVPLPPSPVDDFLRPQTPPIQCHLRPVPFHRADDIRRLKKPPDCFFAPLPPSPVDDSLRLKTPPECLLVPLPPPVDDFLTPQEPPIERRRLGPVAFPRADDFRRPKEPPECFFAPLPPSPVDDSLSLKTPPECLLVPLPPSPVDDFLTPQAPPIERRLGPVAFPRADDFRRPKEPPECFFAPLPPSPVDDSLSLKTPPECLLVPLSPSPVDDFLTPQAPPIKRRCLGPVAFPRADDFRRPKEPPDCFFVPLPPSPVDDSLSLKTPPKCLLVPLPPSLVDDFLRPQTPPVQCHLRPVPFHRADDIRRLKKPPDCFFAPLPPSPVDDSLSLKTPPECLLVPLPPPVDDFLTPEAPPIKRRRLGPVAFPRADDFRRPKEPPECFFAPLPSSAVDDSLSLKTPPECLLVPLPPSPVDDFLTPQAPPIERRLGPVAFPRADDFRRPKEPPECFFAPLPPSPVDDSLRLKTSPECLLVPLPPSPVDDFLTPQAPPIERHLGPVAFPQADDFRRPKEPPECFFTPLPLSPVDDSLSLKTLPECLLVPVPPSPVDDFLRPQTPPVQCHLRPVPFHRADDIRRLKKPLDCFDCFLFCFVLGFFVFCFLFYSVAGRGLVCC from the exons ATGGAAGCCAAAGTTCGAGCTAAAGTCCATAAGGTGACAAGGAAGGTCAACAGTcattacaaaatcaatggacataGGAAGACTGccaaaaaaaa GAAACTGTTTCAACGCATGCAAGAGTGGCGGCGGCGGGCAGAGGACTACTACAGATGCAAA ATCACCCCTTCTGCAAGAAAGCCTCTTGCCAACTCagtaagtttgtttgttttccttgcttTTGGACATAGTCTGCCAGGTCAGGACATGGATGTATTTTTCTCCCCACAGCTCTGTGCTCAAGCCTTGCAAagggggaaggcagagaggaaggctGCCTACAAGCAGCACAG gTGTCAAATGAGGCAAAAGCAGAGAGTGCCAGAGAGACACATGAGTCAGGAGCCAGTCCAGGGACGACCGGGCCTAGAGAACCCTTTCTGGAGGG CAGATTCAGGACCTCATTCGGTTCCCATGAGGAACAGCAACGGCGTCCCAGCtgaaaacacagagaagacaaaG GTCAGGATGGCAGCAGTGGAGCACCATCATTCCTCAGGATTGCCCTACTGGCCCTACCTCCTGGctgaaactttaagaaaaaggatGGGCTGCAAgccacctcctcctcttcagTGTGATCTGAGAGGTCAACCACGTCCATCAGTTAAAGGGTGTCTGAGACCGCTGACTCTTTCTCGACTACAGTGTCCACTAGGACCTCAACCACATTCTACAACTGATGATTTTCTGAAAAGAGAGACACCTCAAGACGACTGTGCCCTGGGACCTGAACCacttcctcgagctgatgattttccgagactcaagacacctcccgaggGTCTTTTCATACCAATTTccccttctccagttgatgattctctgagcctgaagacacctcccgagtgtcttctggtaccccttccaccttctccagttgatgattttctgagaccacaaacacctcccatccagtgtcacctgagacctgtaccatttcatcgagctgatgatatcaggagactcaagaaacctcctgactgttttttcgcaccccttccaccttctccagttgatgattctctgaggctgaagacacctcccgagtgtcttctggtaccccttccacctccagttgatgattttctcacaccacaggaACCTCCCATCGAACGtcgtcgcctgggacctgtagcatttcctcgagctgatgattttaggagacccaaggaacctcccgaGTGTTTTTttgcaccccttccaccttctccagttgatgattctctgagcctgaagacacctcccgagtgtcttctggtaccccttccaccttctccagttgatgattttctcacaccacaggcacctcccatcgagcgtcgcctgggacctgtagcatttcctcgagctgatgattttaggagacccaaggaacctcccgaGTGTTTTTtcgcaccccttccaccttctccagttgatgattctctgagcctgaagacacctcccgagtgtcttctggtacccctttcaccttctccagttgatgattttctcacaccacaggcacctcccatcaagcgtcgttgcctgggacctgtagcatttcctcgagctgatgattttaggagacccaaggaacctcccgacTGTTTTTTCGTAccacttccaccttctccagttgatgattctctgagcctgaagacacctcccaagtgtcttctggtaccccttccaccttctctagttgatgattttctgagaccACAAACACCTCCCGTCCAGTGTCACCTGAGACCTGTACCATTTCATCGAGCTGATGATatcaggagactcaagaaacctcctgactgtttttttgcaccccttccaccttctccagttgatgattctctgagcctgaagacacctcccgagtgtcttctggtaccccttccacctccagttgatgattttctcacaccagaggcacctcccatcaagcgtcgtcgtctgggacctgtagcatttcctcgagctgatgattttaggagacccaaggaacctcccgaGTGTTTTTTTGCACCCCTTCCATCTTCTGCAGTTGATGATTCcctgagcctgaagacacctcctgagtgtcttctggtaccccttccaccttctccagttgatgattttctcacaccacaggcacctcccatcgagcgtcgcctgggacctgtagcatttcctcgagctgatgattttaggagacccaaggaacctcccgaGTGTTTTTtcgcaccccttccaccttctccagttgatgattctctgaggcTGAAGACatctcccgagtgtcttctggtaccccttccaccttctccagttgatgattttctcacaccacaggcacctcccatcgAGCGtcacctgggacctgtagcatttcctcaagctgatgattttaggagacccaaggaacctcccgaGTGTTTTTTCACACCCCTTCCActttctccagttgatgattctctgagcctcaagacacttcccgagtgtcttctggtacctgttccaccttctccagttgatgattttctgagaccACAAACACCTCCCGTCCAGTGTCACCTGAGACCTGTACCATTTCATCGAGCTGATGATatcaggagactcaagaaacctcTTGACTGTtttgactgttttttgttttgttttgttttgggtttttttgttttttgttttttgttttattctgtggCAGGAAGGGGCCTGGTGTGTTGTTGA
- the LOC129054401 gene encoding nuclear pore complex-interacting protein family member B13-like isoform X2 has protein sequence MSLPWKGKEQLLALRFLTFSSPHSHQGLRSICMHTKKRVSSFPGIKIGLEDLFTSQRHMEAKVRAKVHKVTRKVNSHYKINGHRKTAKKKKLFQRMQEWRRRAEDYYRCKITPSARKPLANSVSLFVFLAFGHSLPGQDMDVFFSPQLCAQALQRGKAERKAAYKQHRCQMRQKQRVPERHMSQEPVQGRPGLENPFWRDSGPHSVPMRNSNGVPAENTEKTKVRMAAVEHHHSSGLPYWPYLLAETLRKRMGCKPPPPLQCDLRGQPRPSVKGCLRPLTLSRLQCPLGPQPHSTTDDFLKRETPQDDCALGPEPLPRADDFPRLKTPPEGLFIPISPSPVDDSLSLKTPPECLLVPLPPSPVDDFLRPQTPPIQCHLRPVPFHRADDIRRLKKPPDCFFAPLPPSPVDDSLRLKTPPECLLVPLPPPVDDFLTPQEPPIERRRLGPVAFPRADDFRRPKEPPECFFAPLPPSPVDDSLSLKTPPECLLVPLPPSPVDDFLTPQAPPIERRLGPVAFPRADDFRRPKEPPECFFAPLPPSPVDDSLSLKTPPECLLVPLSPSPVDDFLTPQAPPIKRRCLGPVAFPRADDFRRPKEPPDCFFVPLPPSPVDDSLSLKTPPKCLLVPLPPSLVDDFLRPQTPPVQCHLRPVPFHRADDIRRLKKPPDCFFAPLPPSPVDDSLSLKTPPECLLVPLPPPVDDFLTPEAPPIKRRRLGPVAFPRADDFRRPKEPPECFFAPLPSSAVDDSLSLKTPPECLLVPLPPSPVDDFLTPQAPPIERRLGPVAFPRADDFRRPKEPPECFFAPLPPSPVDDSLRLKTSPECLLVPLPPSPVDDFLTPQAPPIERHLGPVAFPQADDFRRPKEPPECFFTPLPLSPVDDSLSLKTLPECLLVPVPPSPVDDFLRPQTPPVQCHLRPVPFHRADDIRRLKKPLDCFDCFLFCFVLGFFVFCFLFYSVAGRGLVCC, from the exons ATGAGTTTGCCCTGGAAAGGGAAAGAACAGCTTCTTGCCCTCAGGTTTCtcaccttctcctctcctcactcTCACCAAGGGCTGAGGTCCATTTGTATGCACACAAAGAAAAgggtttcttcctttccaggaaTTAAAATTGGCCTGGAAGACCTCTTTACTTCACAGAGACATATGGAAGCCAAAGTTCGAGCTAAAGTCCATAAGGTGACAAGGAAGGTCAACAGTcattacaaaatcaatggacataGGAAGACTGccaaaaaaaa GAAACTGTTTCAACGCATGCAAGAGTGGCGGCGGCGGGCAGAGGACTACTACAGATGCAAA ATCACCCCTTCTGCAAGAAAGCCTCTTGCCAACTCagtaagtttgtttgttttccttgcttTTGGACATAGTCTGCCAGGTCAGGACATGGATGTATTTTTCTCCCCACAGCTCTGTGCTCAAGCCTTGCAAagggggaaggcagagaggaaggctGCCTACAAGCAGCACAG gTGTCAAATGAGGCAAAAGCAGAGAGTGCCAGAGAGACACATGAGTCAGGAGCCAGTCCAGGGACGACCGGGCCTAGAGAACCCTTTCTGGAGGG ATTCAGGACCTCATTCGGTTCCCATGAGGAACAGCAACGGCGTCCCAGCtgaaaacacagagaagacaaaG GTCAGGATGGCAGCAGTGGAGCACCATCATTCCTCAGGATTGCCCTACTGGCCCTACCTCCTGGctgaaactttaagaaaaaggatGGGCTGCAAgccacctcctcctcttcagTGTGATCTGAGAGGTCAACCACGTCCATCAGTTAAAGGGTGTCTGAGACCGCTGACTCTTTCTCGACTACAGTGTCCACTAGGACCTCAACCACATTCTACAACTGATGATTTTCTGAAAAGAGAGACACCTCAAGACGACTGTGCCCTGGGACCTGAACCacttcctcgagctgatgattttccgagactcaagacacctcccgaggGTCTTTTCATACCAATTTccccttctccagttgatgattctctgagcctgaagacacctcccgagtgtcttctggtaccccttccaccttctccagttgatgattttctgagaccacaaacacctcccatccagtgtcacctgagacctgtaccatttcatcgagctgatgatatcaggagactcaagaaacctcctgactgttttttcgcaccccttccaccttctccagttgatgattctctgaggctgaagacacctcccgagtgtcttctggtaccccttccacctccagttgatgattttctcacaccacaggaACCTCCCATCGAACGtcgtcgcctgggacctgtagcatttcctcgagctgatgattttaggagacccaaggaacctcccgaGTGTTTTTttgcaccccttccaccttctccagttgatgattctctgagcctgaagacacctcccgagtgtcttctggtaccccttccaccttctccagttgatgattttctcacaccacaggcacctcccatcgagcgtcgcctgggacctgtagcatttcctcgagctgatgattttaggagacccaaggaacctcccgaGTGTTTTTtcgcaccccttccaccttctccagttgatgattctctgagcctgaagacacctcccgagtgtcttctggtacccctttcaccttctccagttgatgattttctcacaccacaggcacctcccatcaagcgtcgttgcctgggacctgtagcatttcctcgagctgatgattttaggagacccaaggaacctcccgacTGTTTTTTCGTAccacttccaccttctccagttgatgattctctgagcctgaagacacctcccaagtgtcttctggtaccccttccaccttctctagttgatgattttctgagaccACAAACACCTCCCGTCCAGTGTCACCTGAGACCTGTACCATTTCATCGAGCTGATGATatcaggagactcaagaaacctcctgactgtttttttgcaccccttccaccttctccagttgatgattctctgagcctgaagacacctcccgagtgtcttctggtaccccttccacctccagttgatgattttctcacaccagaggcacctcccatcaagcgtcgtcgtctgggacctgtagcatttcctcgagctgatgattttaggagacccaaggaacctcccgaGTGTTTTTTTGCACCCCTTCCATCTTCTGCAGTTGATGATTCcctgagcctgaagacacctcctgagtgtcttctggtaccccttccaccttctccagttgatgattttctcacaccacaggcacctcccatcgagcgtcgcctgggacctgtagcatttcctcgagctgatgattttaggagacccaaggaacctcccgaGTGTTTTTtcgcaccccttccaccttctccagttgatgattctctgaggcTGAAGACatctcccgagtgtcttctggtaccccttccaccttctccagttgatgattttctcacaccacaggcacctcccatcgAGCGtcacctgggacctgtagcatttcctcaagctgatgattttaggagacccaaggaacctcccgaGTGTTTTTTCACACCCCTTCCActttctccagttgatgattctctgagcctcaagacacttcccgagtgtcttctggtacctgttccaccttctccagttgatgattttctgagaccACAAACACCTCCCGTCCAGTGTCACCTGAGACCTGTACCATTTCATCGAGCTGATGATatcaggagactcaagaaacctcTTGACTGTtttgactgttttttgttttgttttgttttgggtttttttgttttttgttttttgttttattctgtggCAGGAAGGGGCCTGGTGTGTTGTTGA
- the LOC129054401 gene encoding nuclear pore complex-interacting protein family member B13-like isoform X1, producing the protein MSLPWKGKEQLLALRFLTFSSPHSHQGLRSICMHTKKRVSSFPGIKIGLEDLFTSQRHMEAKVRAKVHKVTRKVNSHYKINGHRKTAKKKKLFQRMQEWRRRAEDYYRCKITPSARKPLANSVSLFVFLAFGHSLPGQDMDVFFSPQLCAQALQRGKAERKAAYKQHRCQMRQKQRVPERHMSQEPVQGRPGLENPFWRADSGPHSVPMRNSNGVPAENTEKTKVRMAAVEHHHSSGLPYWPYLLAETLRKRMGCKPPPPLQCDLRGQPRPSVKGCLRPLTLSRLQCPLGPQPHSTTDDFLKRETPQDDCALGPEPLPRADDFPRLKTPPEGLFIPISPSPVDDSLSLKTPPECLLVPLPPSPVDDFLRPQTPPIQCHLRPVPFHRADDIRRLKKPPDCFFAPLPPSPVDDSLRLKTPPECLLVPLPPPVDDFLTPQEPPIERRRLGPVAFPRADDFRRPKEPPECFFAPLPPSPVDDSLSLKTPPECLLVPLPPSPVDDFLTPQAPPIERRLGPVAFPRADDFRRPKEPPECFFAPLPPSPVDDSLSLKTPPECLLVPLSPSPVDDFLTPQAPPIKRRCLGPVAFPRADDFRRPKEPPDCFFVPLPPSPVDDSLSLKTPPKCLLVPLPPSLVDDFLRPQTPPVQCHLRPVPFHRADDIRRLKKPPDCFFAPLPPSPVDDSLSLKTPPECLLVPLPPPVDDFLTPEAPPIKRRRLGPVAFPRADDFRRPKEPPECFFAPLPSSAVDDSLSLKTPPECLLVPLPPSPVDDFLTPQAPPIERRLGPVAFPRADDFRRPKEPPECFFAPLPPSPVDDSLRLKTSPECLLVPLPPSPVDDFLTPQAPPIERHLGPVAFPQADDFRRPKEPPECFFTPLPLSPVDDSLSLKTLPECLLVPVPPSPVDDFLRPQTPPVQCHLRPVPFHRADDIRRLKKPLDCFDCFLFCFVLGFFVFCFLFYSVAGRGLVCC; encoded by the exons ATGAGTTTGCCCTGGAAAGGGAAAGAACAGCTTCTTGCCCTCAGGTTTCtcaccttctcctctcctcactcTCACCAAGGGCTGAGGTCCATTTGTATGCACACAAAGAAAAgggtttcttcctttccaggaaTTAAAATTGGCCTGGAAGACCTCTTTACTTCACAGAGACATATGGAAGCCAAAGTTCGAGCTAAAGTCCATAAGGTGACAAGGAAGGTCAACAGTcattacaaaatcaatggacataGGAAGACTGccaaaaaaaa GAAACTGTTTCAACGCATGCAAGAGTGGCGGCGGCGGGCAGAGGACTACTACAGATGCAAA ATCACCCCTTCTGCAAGAAAGCCTCTTGCCAACTCagtaagtttgtttgttttccttgcttTTGGACATAGTCTGCCAGGTCAGGACATGGATGTATTTTTCTCCCCACAGCTCTGTGCTCAAGCCTTGCAAagggggaaggcagagaggaaggctGCCTACAAGCAGCACAG gTGTCAAATGAGGCAAAAGCAGAGAGTGCCAGAGAGACACATGAGTCAGGAGCCAGTCCAGGGACGACCGGGCCTAGAGAACCCTTTCTGGAGGG CAGATTCAGGACCTCATTCGGTTCCCATGAGGAACAGCAACGGCGTCCCAGCtgaaaacacagagaagacaaaG GTCAGGATGGCAGCAGTGGAGCACCATCATTCCTCAGGATTGCCCTACTGGCCCTACCTCCTGGctgaaactttaagaaaaaggatGGGCTGCAAgccacctcctcctcttcagTGTGATCTGAGAGGTCAACCACGTCCATCAGTTAAAGGGTGTCTGAGACCGCTGACTCTTTCTCGACTACAGTGTCCACTAGGACCTCAACCACATTCTACAACTGATGATTTTCTGAAAAGAGAGACACCTCAAGACGACTGTGCCCTGGGACCTGAACCacttcctcgagctgatgattttccgagactcaagacacctcccgaggGTCTTTTCATACCAATTTccccttctccagttgatgattctctgagcctgaagacacctcccgagtgtcttctggtaccccttccaccttctccagttgatgattttctgagaccacaaacacctcccatccagtgtcacctgagacctgtaccatttcatcgagctgatgatatcaggagactcaagaaacctcctgactgttttttcgcaccccttccaccttctccagttgatgattctctgaggctgaagacacctcccgagtgtcttctggtaccccttccacctccagttgatgattttctcacaccacaggaACCTCCCATCGAACGtcgtcgcctgggacctgtagcatttcctcgagctgatgattttaggagacccaaggaacctcccgaGTGTTTTTttgcaccccttccaccttctccagttgatgattctctgagcctgaagacacctcccgagtgtcttctggtaccccttccaccttctccagttgatgattttctcacaccacaggcacctcccatcgagcgtcgcctgggacctgtagcatttcctcgagctgatgattttaggagacccaaggaacctcccgaGTGTTTTTtcgcaccccttccaccttctccagttgatgattctctgagcctgaagacacctcccgagtgtcttctggtacccctttcaccttctccagttgatgattttctcacaccacaggcacctcccatcaagcgtcgttgcctgggacctgtagcatttcctcgagctgatgattttaggagacccaaggaacctcccgacTGTTTTTTCGTAccacttccaccttctccagttgatgattctctgagcctgaagacacctcccaagtgtcttctggtaccccttccaccttctctagttgatgattttctgagaccACAAACACCTCCCGTCCAGTGTCACCTGAGACCTGTACCATTTCATCGAGCTGATGATatcaggagactcaagaaacctcctgactgtttttttgcaccccttccaccttctccagttgatgattctctgagcctgaagacacctcccgagtgtcttctggtaccccttccacctccagttgatgattttctcacaccagaggcacctcccatcaagcgtcgtcgtctgggacctgtagcatttcctcgagctgatgattttaggagacccaaggaacctcccgaGTGTTTTTTTGCACCCCTTCCATCTTCTGCAGTTGATGATTCcctgagcctgaagacacctcctgagtgtcttctggtaccccttccaccttctccagttgatgattttctcacaccacaggcacctcccatcgagcgtcgcctgggacctgtagcatttcctcgagctgatgattttaggagacccaaggaacctcccgaGTGTTTTTtcgcaccccttccaccttctccagttgatgattctctgaggcTGAAGACatctcccgagtgtcttctggtaccccttccaccttctccagttgatgattttctcacaccacaggcacctcccatcgAGCGtcacctgggacctgtagcatttcctcaagctgatgattttaggagacccaaggaacctcccgaGTGTTTTTTCACACCCCTTCCActttctccagttgatgattctctgagcctcaagacacttcccgagtgtcttctggtacctgttccaccttctccagttgatgattttctgagaccACAAACACCTCCCGTCCAGTGTCACCTGAGACCTGTACCATTTCATCGAGCTGATGATatcaggagactcaagaaacctcTTGACTGTtttgactgttttttgttttgttttgttttgggtttttttgttttttgttttttgttttattctgtggCAGGAAGGGGCCTGGTGTGTTGTTGA